Proteins from one Carassius auratus strain Wakin linkage group LG28B, ASM336829v1, whole genome shotgun sequence genomic window:
- the LOC113067465 gene encoding natterin-3-like, whose amino-acid sequence MKLLVCAIIALLQLEALCVPASDKSSLQETEDGAVPLLGPQTPPDLLMGSQVSHSRVRRAVEQDIKWVTWNYNLPSGAIAIYNDYAGRTDYVCRSGCNSGFYSRTKGPYCHYPYGDKEYRVSSFDVLVLENSSGGIKWEYGSYGSVPVHAVRVCSEKEIYVGKNKYGLGKVDRKNTAFFLPWNGSEYWYKQYQVLAYSYT is encoded by the exons ATGAAGCTGTTGGTGTGTGCTATCATTGCCCTTCTGCAGCTGGAGGCTCTCTGTGTTCCTGCATCGGATAAAAGCAGTCTGCAGGAGACAG AGGATGGAGCTGTCCCTCTTTTGGGCCCACAAACACCTCCAGACCTTCTAATGGGTTCACAGGTTTCCCATTCACGTGTTCGCCGAGCAGTAGAGCAAGATATAAAGTGGGTGACATGGAATTACAACTTACCCTCTGGAGCAATTGCCATTTACAATGACTATGCTGGGCGAACTGACTATGTCTGCCGTAGTGGATGTAATTCGGGTTTCTATTCCAGAACCAAAGGACCATACTGCCATTACCCCTACGGTGACAAAGAGTACAGAGTAAGCTCATTTGACGTACTGGTTCTAGAAAATAGCTCTGGGGGTATTAAATGGGAATACGGTTCTTATGGTTCTGTGCCCGTGCATGCAGTTAGAGTGTGTTCAGAGAAGGAAATATATGTGGGCAAGAACAAGTATGGCCTTGGAAAAGTCGATCGGAAAAATACGGCCTTCTTTCTGCCCTGGAATGGTTCTGAGTACTGGTACAAACAATACCAGGTTCTGGCCTACAGTTATACTTAG